A window of the Streptomyces sp. NBC_00454 genome harbors these coding sequences:
- a CDS encoding haloacid dehalogenase-like hydrolase, which produces MSTSVTRPDTVRRLQAVGAAVAIAAGTLVAAAPAAQAARPGAQCTTPQLKAGWYGDNQARLQQLIDAYGKCSPHRTGRNKPVAVFDWDNTVVKNDVGDATMYWLLRNGKIRQPAKGDWTTTSRYLTQAAAKALAEACGTLAKPGAPLPTGTPGGVGCADELNAVYGTAATRSAAPAFAGWDHRTIEPAYAWLPQLMQGWTAREIRGFAAAAQSENLAAPVDAKQQVGSTTATGWVRYYDQQKDLINGLQKAGFDVWISSASPQPVVEVWAKGVGVDPSHVIGIRNTTTDGGKFTSHLQGCGSVKDGEDTMITYVDGKRCWINKQVFGVRGAAAEKVQPAARRQVFAAGDSDTDVTFLRDATALRLVVNRNKNELMCRAYDNSDGKWIVNPMFIQPKKQKAAAYPCATTGFTGRDGTPGPVLRGDTSVIPDQTDTVF; this is translated from the coding sequence GTGTCCACCTCAGTGACCCGACCCGACACCGTACGACGGCTCCAGGCCGTCGGCGCCGCCGTCGCGATAGCCGCCGGCACCCTCGTGGCCGCCGCACCCGCCGCCCAGGCGGCCCGCCCCGGCGCCCAGTGCACCACCCCCCAGCTCAAGGCCGGCTGGTACGGGGACAACCAGGCCCGGCTCCAGCAGCTCATCGACGCCTACGGCAAGTGCAGCCCGCACCGGACCGGCCGCAACAAGCCCGTCGCCGTCTTCGACTGGGACAACACCGTCGTCAAGAACGACGTCGGCGACGCGACCATGTACTGGCTGCTGCGCAACGGCAAGATCCGCCAGCCCGCCAAGGGCGACTGGACCACCACCAGCCGCTACCTGACCCAGGCCGCCGCCAAGGCCCTGGCCGAGGCCTGCGGAACCCTCGCGAAGCCCGGAGCCCCGCTGCCCACCGGCACCCCCGGGGGCGTCGGCTGCGCCGACGAGCTGAACGCCGTCTACGGCACCGCCGCGACCCGCTCGGCCGCGCCCGCCTTCGCCGGCTGGGACCACCGGACCATCGAGCCCGCCTACGCCTGGCTGCCGCAGCTCATGCAGGGCTGGACCGCCCGCGAGATCCGCGGCTTCGCCGCCGCCGCGCAGAGCGAGAACCTGGCCGCGCCGGTCGATGCCAAGCAGCAGGTCGGCTCCACCACCGCCACCGGCTGGGTGCGCTACTACGACCAGCAGAAGGACCTCATCAACGGCCTGCAGAAGGCCGGTTTCGACGTCTGGATCAGCTCGGCCTCGCCGCAGCCGGTCGTCGAGGTGTGGGCCAAGGGCGTCGGCGTGGACCCCTCGCACGTCATCGGCATCCGCAACACCACCACGGACGGCGGGAAGTTCACCTCCCACCTCCAGGGCTGCGGGTCCGTCAAGGACGGGGAGGACACGATGATCACCTACGTGGACGGCAAGCGCTGCTGGATCAACAAGCAGGTCTTCGGGGTCCGCGGCGCCGCGGCCGAGAAGGTCCAGCCGGCCGCCCGCCGCCAGGTGTTCGCCGCGGGCGACTCCGACACCGACGTGACGTTCCTGCGGGACGCGACCGCGCTGCGGCTCGTCGTCAACCGCAACAAGAACGAGCTGATGTGCCGCGCGTACGACAACAGCGACGGCAAGTGGATCGTGAACCCGATGTTCATCCAGCCCAAGAAGCAGAAGGCGGCCGCGTACCCGTGCGCCACCACCGGCTTCACCGGCCGCGACGGCACGCCGGGGCCCGTCCTCCGGGGTGACACGAGCGTCATCCCGGACCAGACGGACACCGTCTTCTAG
- the rplT gene encoding 50S ribosomal protein L20, which translates to MARVKRAINAHKKRRAILEAAKGYRGQRSRLYRKAKEQVTHSLVYNFNDRKKRKGDFRQLWIQRINAAARQNGMTYNRLIQGLKAANIEVDRKILAELAVNDANAFAALVEVAQKALPADVNAPKVAA; encoded by the coding sequence GTGGCACGCGTCAAGCGGGCAATCAACGCCCACAAGAAGCGCCGGGCAATCCTCGAGGCGGCCAAGGGCTACCGCGGTCAGCGTTCGCGCCTGTACCGCAAGGCCAAGGAGCAGGTCACCCACTCGCTGGTCTACAACTTCAACGACCGCAAGAAGCGCAAGGGCGACTTCCGTCAGCTGTGGATCCAGCGCATCAACGCTGCTGCCCGCCAGAACGGCATGACGTACAACCGCCTCATCCAGGGTCTGAAGGCCGCCAACATCGAGGTGGACCGCAAGATCCTCGCCGAGCTGGCCGTCAACGACGCCAACGCGTTCGCCGCGCTGGTCGAGGTTGCGCAGAAGGCCCTTCCGGCCGACGTCAACGCCCCGAAGGTCGCTGCCTAA
- a CDS encoding TrmH family RNA methyltransferase has product MGTPAELISPRSTRVAAARRLARRNFRTKERRFIAEGPQAVREAVEHRSAEGTSTLIELFATVEAAERYADIVDAALAAGARVHYASDEVLAEVSQTVTPQGLVGVCHFLDSPFEEILKAGPKLVAVLAHVRDPGNAGTVLRCADAAGADAVVLTDASVDLYNPKSVRASVGSLFHLPVAVGVPVEQAVAGLRAAGVRILAADGAGDEDLDAELDAGTMGGPSAWIFGNEAWGLPEETRALADAVVRVPIHGKAESLNLATAAAVCLYASARAQRAPGGCRSVTPS; this is encoded by the coding sequence ATGGGTACCCCCGCCGAGCTGATCTCCCCCCGGTCCACCCGGGTGGCCGCCGCCAGGCGACTGGCGCGCCGCAACTTCCGCACCAAGGAGCGCCGGTTCATCGCCGAGGGCCCGCAGGCCGTGCGCGAGGCCGTCGAGCACCGGAGCGCGGAGGGAACCTCGACCCTGATCGAGCTGTTCGCCACCGTCGAGGCCGCCGAGCGCTACGCCGACATCGTCGACGCCGCGCTCGCCGCCGGGGCCCGCGTCCACTACGCCTCCGACGAGGTGCTCGCCGAGGTCTCGCAGACCGTGACCCCGCAGGGCCTCGTGGGCGTCTGCCACTTCCTCGACTCGCCCTTCGAGGAGATCCTCAAGGCCGGGCCGAAGCTGGTCGCCGTCCTCGCCCACGTCCGCGACCCCGGCAACGCCGGTACGGTGCTGCGCTGCGCGGACGCCGCCGGCGCCGACGCGGTGGTGCTGACCGACGCCTCCGTGGACCTGTACAACCCCAAGTCGGTACGGGCCTCCGTGGGCTCCCTCTTCCACCTCCCGGTGGCCGTCGGCGTCCCCGTCGAGCAGGCCGTCGCGGGGCTGCGCGCGGCCGGCGTACGGATCCTGGCCGCCGACGGGGCCGGTGACGAGGACCTCGACGCCGAGCTGGACGCGGGCACCATGGGCGGACCCTCGGCCTGGATCTTCGGCAACGAGGCCTGGGGCCTGCCCGAGGAGACCCGGGCGCTCGCCGACGCGGTGGTGAGGGTCCCGATCCACGGCAAGGCCGAGAGCCTGAACCTCGCCACGGCCGCCGCCGTGTGCCTCTACGCCTCCGCTCGTGCACAGCGGGCGCCCGGAGGGTGCCGCTCCGTGACCCCCAGCTAG
- the mycP gene encoding type VII secretion-associated serine protease mycosin produces the protein MSRSQARPVQGSGAGPAAGPTSRSGAGPARRRAAAAGIALGALLVAVAVPPAAADAIRDRQWGLIALRAEEAWGTTRGKGVTVAVLDTGVDATHPDLAGQVLDGTDLVGMGAGPGDRAWARHGTAMAGIIAGHGHGANRRQGVFGIAPQAKILPVRVILEEGDPGRAKARDSKGGALAEGIRWAADHGADVINLSLGDDSSSAHHEAGEDEAVQYALAKGVVVVASAGNGGEQGDHASYPAAYPGVIAVTAVDRGGKKAPFSTRSWYATVSAPGVDVVIADPDRSYYEGWGTSAASAFVSGAVALVEAAHPGLSPAQIKKLLESTASGSPAGGRDDSRGYGLVDPVAALQAAESLTAEPPVPLPVPTGQPYFGSGPDPVRSPERGARLGAPAGAAGGLALLVAAGVLARRPRAARGDRVG, from the coding sequence ATGAGCCGCTCGCAGGCCCGGCCGGTGCAGGGCTCGGGAGCCGGTCCGGCAGCCGGTCCCACCAGCCGCTCCGGAGCCGGTCCGGCGCGGCGGCGCGCGGCCGCCGCAGGGATCGCCCTCGGAGCCCTCCTCGTCGCCGTCGCCGTGCCCCCGGCCGCCGCCGACGCCATCCGCGACCGCCAGTGGGGCCTCATCGCCCTGCGCGCCGAGGAGGCCTGGGGCACCACCCGGGGCAAGGGGGTCACCGTCGCCGTCCTCGACACCGGGGTCGACGCCACCCACCCCGACCTGGCGGGCCAGGTCCTCGACGGCACCGACCTCGTCGGCATGGGCGCCGGCCCCGGGGACCGCGCCTGGGCCCGGCACGGCACCGCCATGGCCGGGATCATCGCCGGACACGGCCACGGCGCCAACCGCCGGCAGGGCGTCTTCGGCATCGCCCCCCAGGCGAAGATCCTCCCGGTCCGCGTGATCCTGGAGGAGGGCGACCCCGGCCGGGCCAAGGCCCGCGACAGCAAGGGCGGCGCCCTCGCCGAGGGCATCCGCTGGGCCGCCGACCACGGCGCCGACGTGATCAACCTGTCCCTCGGCGACGACAGCAGCTCCGCCCACCACGAGGCGGGCGAGGACGAGGCCGTCCAGTACGCCCTCGCCAAGGGGGTGGTCGTCGTCGCCTCCGCCGGCAACGGCGGCGAACAGGGCGACCACGCCTCCTACCCGGCCGCCTATCCCGGGGTCATTGCCGTCACGGCCGTCGACCGGGGCGGCAAGAAGGCCCCCTTCTCCACCCGCAGTTGGTACGCCACCGTCAGCGCCCCCGGAGTCGACGTGGTCATCGCCGACCCCGACCGCTCCTACTACGAGGGCTGGGGCACCAGCGCCGCCTCCGCCTTCGTCTCCGGTGCGGTCGCCCTGGTCGAGGCCGCCCACCCCGGGCTCTCCCCGGCGCAGATCAAGAAGCTGCTGGAGAGCACCGCCTCCGGCTCCCCGGCCGGCGGCCGCGACGACTCCCGCGGCTACGGCCTGGTGGACCCGGTCGCCGCCCTCCAGGCCGCCGAGTCGCTGACCGCCGAGCCGCCGGTCCCGCTGCCCGTCCCGACCGGGCAGCCCTACTTCGGCTCCGGCCCCGACCCGGTGCGCAGCCCCGAGCGCGGTGCCCGCCTGGGCGCTCCGGCGGGAGCCGCCGGAGGGCTGGCGCTGCTCGTGGCGGCCGGCGTACTGGCCCGGCGGCCCCGGGCCGCGCGGGGGGATAGGGTCGGGTAA
- a CDS encoding 3-oxoacyl-ACP reductase, with the protein MNSQTTKNAEEIVCRRLVGRTAVITGAGSGIGLATARRLASEGANVVCGDIDETAGKAAAEEVGGTFVKVDVTSPEEVEALFKTAFDTYGSVDIAFNNAGISPPDDDSILTTGLEAWKRVQDVNLTSVYLCCKAALPYMQRQGRGSIINTASFVARMGAATSQISYTASKGGVLAMSRELGVQFAREGIRVNALCPGPVNTPLLQELFAKDPERAARRLVHIPLGRFAEPTEIAAAVAFLASDDSSFINASDFLVDGGISGAYVTPL; encoded by the coding sequence ATGAACAGCCAGACCACCAAGAACGCCGAAGAGATCGTCTGTCGCCGCCTGGTCGGCCGCACCGCCGTCATCACCGGGGCCGGCAGCGGCATCGGCCTCGCCACCGCCCGCCGGCTGGCCTCCGAGGGAGCCAACGTCGTCTGCGGCGACATCGACGAGACCGCCGGCAAGGCCGCGGCCGAGGAGGTCGGCGGCACCTTCGTGAAGGTGGACGTCACCAGCCCGGAGGAGGTCGAGGCCCTGTTCAAGACGGCCTTCGACACCTACGGCTCGGTCGACATCGCCTTCAACAACGCCGGCATCTCGCCCCCGGACGACGACTCGATCCTCACCACCGGGCTGGAGGCCTGGAAGCGCGTCCAGGACGTCAACCTCACCTCCGTCTACCTGTGCTGCAAGGCCGCCCTGCCCTACATGCAGCGCCAGGGCCGCGGCTCGATCATCAACACCGCCTCCTTCGTCGCCCGGATGGGCGCCGCCACCTCGCAGATCTCGTACACCGCCTCCAAGGGCGGCGTGCTCGCCATGTCGCGCGAGCTCGGCGTGCAGTTCGCCCGCGAAGGCATCCGCGTCAACGCGCTCTGCCCGGGGCCCGTCAACACCCCGCTCCTGCAGGAGCTGTTCGCCAAGGACCCGGAGCGGGCCGCCCGCCGCCTGGTGCACATCCCGCTGGGCCGGTTCGCCGAGCCCACCGAGATCGCCGCAGCCGTCGCCTTCCTCGCCAGCGACGACTCCTCCTTCATCAACGCCAGCGACTTCCTGGTCGACGGCGGCATCTCCGGCGCGTACGTCACGCCGCTCTAG
- a CDS encoding ATP-binding protein, protein MTVGTNSSPGSAKAAGTPVLAAASQRAETARVPAQPAQASHPAHACPVGLSGAGPQGAQGNGEWAGLGIDPDDLPDGLVIADATGRVVCFNSAAARITALPADDAIGVGIEQALPLEDLEGRRWWALTDPYGGLLTRRGQPERNLLLPGGREVLVSARYVRTHPRGPLSRLVVTLRGTEARRRTERSHAELIATVAHELRSPLTSVKGFTATLLAKWERFTDDQKRLMLETVDADANRVTRLIAELLDISRIDSGRLEVRRQPVDMATAVGRHVQALTANGQAPERFLVSVSRPLPDLWADPDKIDQILGNLLENAVRHGEGTVTIEVAPTSFANAAGKTEKGTAVTVTDEGPGIPEESMGRVFTRFWRGSKRGGTGLGLYIVKGIVEAHGGTIRVGRGPGGGAEFRFILPVAAPAYLTQ, encoded by the coding sequence ATGACCGTCGGTACGAACAGCTCGCCGGGGTCCGCCAAGGCGGCCGGCACACCGGTCCTGGCGGCCGCGTCCCAGCGGGCCGAGACCGCCAGGGTGCCCGCACAGCCCGCGCAGGCCTCCCACCCCGCGCACGCATGCCCCGTAGGCCTCTCGGGTGCCGGGCCGCAGGGCGCGCAGGGGAACGGGGAGTGGGCCGGACTCGGGATCGACCCCGACGACCTGCCCGACGGGCTCGTCATCGCCGATGCCACCGGCCGGGTCGTCTGCTTCAACTCCGCCGCCGCGCGCATCACCGCCCTCCCGGCGGACGACGCGATCGGAGTGGGCATCGAGCAGGCGCTCCCGCTCGAAGACCTCGAAGGCCGCCGCTGGTGGGCGCTGACCGACCCCTACGGGGGCCTCCTCACCCGGCGCGGACAGCCCGAGCGCAACCTGCTGCTCCCCGGCGGCCGCGAGGTGCTGGTCTCCGCCCGCTACGTGCGCACCCACCCCAGGGGCCCGCTGAGCCGCCTCGTGGTCACCCTGCGGGGCACCGAGGCCCGGCGGCGCACCGAGCGCAGCCACGCCGAGCTCATCGCCACGGTCGCCCACGAGCTGCGCTCGCCGCTGACCTCGGTCAAGGGGTTCACGGCGACGCTGCTGGCCAAGTGGGAGCGGTTCACCGACGACCAGAAGCGGCTGATGCTGGAGACCGTCGACGCCGACGCCAACCGCGTCACCCGGCTCATCGCCGAGCTCCTGGACATCTCCCGCATCGACTCGGGCCGCCTCGAGGTGCGCCGCCAGCCGGTGGACATGGCCACGGCGGTCGGCCGGCACGTCCAGGCGCTCACCGCGAACGGCCAGGCCCCGGAGCGGTTCCTCGTGAGCGTGAGCCGCCCGCTGCCCGATCTGTGGGCGGACCCGGACAAAATTGACCAGATCCTCGGCAACCTGCTCGAAAATGCGGTGCGACACGGCGAGGGAACGGTCACCATCGAGGTAGCACCGACCAGCTTCGCGAACGCCGCGGGGAAGACCGAGAAGGGAACCGCTGTCACCGTGACCGATGAGGGCCCCGGGATCCCCGAAGAGTCGATGGGCCGCGTCTTCACCCGCTTCTGGCGGGGCAGCAAGCGCGGCGGCACCGGCCTGGGCCTGTACATCGTCAAGGGGATCGTGGAAGCCCACGGCGGCACCATCAGGGTCGGCCGCGGCCCCGGCGGCGGGGCCGAGTTCCGATTTATCCTGCCCGTCGCCGCCCCGGCGTACCTCACGCAGTAG
- a CDS encoding SseB family protein — MAIKNIPDPGFSDDDGSADPRLSAALAAWAEDRSTEPQVLAALKDARLLVPVVAVLGEVETDPETGLKREKTSDMAVPTLRAGDRRALPAFTSIASLALWDPAARPVAVPLHQALAAAAHEKADTVVLDLAGPVTYQLTGPALLALAEGRTDAGPLADPAVREAVRAVVAAEPAVLGAHLGPGGEDADGTLAIVLAAGPEAPAAARRVAEALAGDPTLRARLVGGLDLALLPQGAPVPPGEPLFTR; from the coding sequence ATGGCGATCAAAAACATTCCGGACCCGGGCTTCTCCGACGACGACGGCTCCGCGGACCCCCGCCTGAGCGCGGCCCTGGCCGCCTGGGCCGAGGACAGGAGCACGGAGCCGCAGGTGCTGGCCGCCCTGAAGGACGCCCGCCTGCTGGTGCCCGTCGTCGCCGTCCTCGGCGAGGTGGAGACCGACCCCGAGACCGGGCTCAAGCGGGAGAAGACCAGCGACATGGCCGTCCCCACCCTGCGGGCCGGGGACCGGCGGGCGCTGCCCGCCTTCACCTCCATCGCCTCGCTGGCCCTGTGGGACCCGGCAGCCCGCCCGGTGGCCGTCCCGCTGCACCAGGCCCTGGCCGCCGCGGCCCACGAGAAGGCCGACACCGTCGTCCTCGATCTGGCCGGCCCGGTCACCTACCAGCTCACCGGCCCGGCGCTGCTCGCGCTGGCCGAGGGCCGCACCGACGCCGGGCCGCTGGCCGACCCCGCCGTGCGCGAGGCGGTACGGGCCGTCGTGGCGGCGGAGCCGGCCGTGCTCGGCGCCCACCTGGGCCCCGGCGGCGAGGACGCCGACGGCACCCTGGCGATCGTGCTGGCCGCGGGTCCCGAGGCTCCGGCCGCGGCCCGGCGGGTCGCAGAGGCCCTCGCCGGCGACCCGACCCTGCGCGCACGCCTCGTAGGAGGGCTGGACCTGGCGCTGCTCCCGCAGGGGGCGCCGGTTCCGCCGGGCGAGCCGCTGTTCACGCGCTGA
- a CDS encoding aldehyde dehydrogenase codes for MSDALAPFNLTVLNPATEEIVAVVPAATRDDVDAAVVRAAAAQRIWAAAAPADRARLLRRFAAVVDANIEELARLEVREAGHTIGNARWEAGNVRDLLEFAAGGVERLSGRQIPVAGGIDVTFLEPLGVIGVIAPWNFPMPIAAWGAAPALAAGNAVIVKPAETTPLTALRLAELALEAGLPEHLFQVLPGRGAVAGDALVEHPGVAKIVFTGSTAVGKRIMAKCADRVKRVTLELGGKSPNIVFADADLEAAAAAAPMSFLDNTGQDCCARTRILVQRSAYDRFMELVAPGIENVVVGDPSDEKTQMGPLISRVQLDRVRSYVTDDLTVIRGAAPEGPGFWFPPTLVTGVGPDAPVAAEEVFGPVAVVLPFEDEEDAVRLANATQYGLSGSLWTRDIGRALRVSRAVAAGNLSVNSHSSVRYWTPFGGYKQSGLGRELGPDALTAFTETKNVFISTEA; via the coding sequence GTGTCCGACGCGCTGGCCCCCTTCAATCTGACCGTCTTGAATCCGGCCACCGAGGAAATCGTCGCCGTCGTCCCGGCCGCCACACGGGACGACGTCGATGCCGCCGTCGTACGGGCCGCCGCGGCCCAGCGGATCTGGGCGGCGGCGGCCCCCGCCGACCGGGCCAGGCTGCTGCGCCGCTTCGCCGCCGTCGTCGACGCGAACATCGAGGAACTGGCCCGGCTGGAGGTCCGCGAGGCGGGCCACACCATCGGCAACGCCCGCTGGGAAGCCGGCAACGTCCGTGACCTGCTCGAATTCGCCGCCGGGGGAGTCGAGCGGCTCTCCGGCCGGCAGATCCCGGTCGCCGGCGGCATCGACGTCACCTTCCTCGAACCCCTCGGCGTCATCGGCGTGATCGCCCCGTGGAACTTCCCGATGCCGATCGCCGCCTGGGGTGCGGCCCCGGCCCTGGCCGCGGGCAACGCGGTCATCGTCAAGCCCGCCGAGACCACCCCGCTCACCGCGCTGCGCCTCGCCGAGCTCGCCCTGGAGGCCGGACTCCCCGAGCACCTCTTCCAGGTGCTGCCCGGCCGGGGTGCCGTGGCGGGCGACGCCCTCGTCGAGCACCCGGGCGTGGCGAAGATCGTCTTCACGGGTTCCACCGCCGTCGGCAAGCGGATCATGGCCAAGTGCGCCGACCGGGTGAAGCGCGTCACCCTCGAACTCGGCGGCAAGAGCCCCAACATCGTCTTCGCCGACGCGGACCTGGAAGCGGCCGCGGCCGCCGCCCCGATGTCCTTCCTCGACAACACCGGGCAGGACTGCTGCGCCCGCACCCGGATCCTCGTACAGCGTTCCGCCTACGACCGGTTCATGGAGCTGGTGGCCCCGGGGATCGAGAACGTGGTCGTCGGGGACCCGTCCGACGAGAAGACCCAGATGGGGCCGCTGATCTCGCGGGTGCAGCTGGACCGCGTACGGTCCTACGTCACCGACGACCTCACGGTGATCCGCGGCGCCGCCCCCGAGGGGCCGGGCTTCTGGTTCCCGCCGACCCTCGTCACCGGAGTCGGCCCCGACGCGCCGGTCGCCGCCGAGGAGGTCTTCGGCCCCGTGGCCGTCGTCCTGCCCTTCGAGGACGAGGAGGACGCCGTACGCCTGGCCAACGCCACCCAATACGGCCTCTCCGGATCCCTGTGGACCCGTGACATCGGCCGCGCGCTGCGCGTCTCGCGCGCCGTCGCCGCGGGCAACCTGTCGGTCAACTCCCACAGCAGCGTCCGCTACTGGACCCCCTTCGGGGGCTACAAGCAGTCCGGGCTCGGCCGCGAGCTCGGACCCGACGCCCTCACCGCATTCACCGAGACCAAAAACGTCTTCATCAGCACGGAGGCCTGA
- the rpmI gene encoding 50S ribosomal protein L35 — protein MPKNKTHSGTKKRFKITGSGKVLRERAGKRHLLEHKSSRVTRRLTGTAEMAPGDAAKIKKLLGK, from the coding sequence ATGCCGAAGAACAAGACGCACAGCGGGACCAAGAAGCGCTTCAAGATCACCGGCTCCGGCAAGGTGCTCCGCGAGCGCGCTGGCAAGCGCCACCTGCTCGAGCACAAGTCGTCCCGTGTCACCCGTCGCCTCACCGGCACCGCGGAGATGGCCCCCGGCGACGCCGCGAAGATCAAGAAGCTTCTCGGCAAGTGA
- the infC gene encoding translation initiation factor IF-3: MWCYRGGSISTEPRINDRIRVPEVRLVGPSGEQVGIVPLAKALELAQEYDLDLVEVAASARPPVCKLMDYGKFKYESAMKAREARKNQAHTVIKEMKLRPKIDPHDYDTKKGHVVRFLKQGDKVKITIMFRGREQSRPELGYRLLQRLASDVEDLGFIESNPKQDGRNMIMVLGPHKKKTEAMAEAREAQAARKAERQGVAVSDESGDEAAAADAALEAENAALEAEDVDAEDASDEATDAPDEAAASHEAPAEA; encoded by the coding sequence GTGTGGTGCTACCGAGGAGGATCCATCAGCACCGAGCCCCGCATCAACGACCGGATTCGCGTTCCCGAGGTACGACTCGTCGGCCCCAGCGGCGAGCAGGTCGGCATCGTGCCGCTTGCGAAGGCGCTCGAGCTTGCGCAGGAGTACGACCTCGACCTGGTCGAGGTCGCGGCGTCCGCACGCCCGCCGGTCTGCAAGCTCATGGACTACGGCAAGTTCAAGTACGAGTCGGCCATGAAGGCCCGTGAGGCGCGCAAGAACCAGGCGCACACGGTCATCAAGGAAATGAAGCTCCGGCCGAAGATCGACCCGCACGACTATGACACCAAGAAGGGTCACGTCGTTCGGTTCCTCAAGCAGGGCGACAAGGTCAAGATCACGATCATGTTCCGTGGTCGCGAGCAGTCCAGGCCGGAACTCGGCTACCGACTGCTGCAGCGCCTCGCTTCGGACGTCGAGGACCTCGGGTTCATCGAGTCGAACCCGAAGCAGGACGGCCGAAACATGATCATGGTTCTCGGTCCGCACAAGAAGAAGACCGAGGCGATGGCCGAAGCCCGCGAGGCGCAGGCCGCCCGCAAGGCCGAGCGCCAGGGTGTTGCGGTCAGCGACGAGAGTGGTGACGAGGCTGCGGCCGCCGACGCCGCGCTCGAGGCCGAGAACGCCGCACTCGAAGCCGAGGACGTGGACGCAGAGGACGCCTCCGACGAGGCGACCGACGCCCCCGACGAGGCAGCCGCCTCTCACGAGGCTCCTGCCGAGGCCTGA
- a CDS encoding DUF1844 domain-containing protein: MTDATPSGSTHESPDYDDMTRDIADVPAVEVITTVAVHLLSAAAVNLGLDKPDSEHKDLDEARKLINALAGLVTASATEISSFHAAPLRDGLKSLQLAFREASLVPDEPGQGPGEKFTGPVYS, from the coding sequence ATGACTGACGCGACGCCCTCCGGTTCCACGCACGAATCCCCCGACTACGACGACATGACCCGCGACATCGCGGACGTGCCGGCGGTCGAGGTCATCACCACGGTGGCCGTCCACCTGCTCAGTGCGGCAGCGGTCAACCTGGGCCTGGACAAGCCGGACTCCGAACACAAGGACCTCGACGAGGCCCGCAAGCTGATCAACGCCCTGGCCGGCCTGGTCACCGCGAGCGCCACCGAGATCAGCTCCTTCCACGCCGCCCCGCTGCGCGACGGCCTGAAGTCCCTCCAGCTCGCCTTCCGCGAGGCCTCGCTGGTGCCGGACGAGCCGGGCCAGGGGCCGGGCGAGAAGTTCACGGGTCCCGTGTACTCCTGA
- a CDS encoding amino acid deaminase/aldolase: MNSPAADRARYDRATAHLDAPLALVDLEAFDANADDLVRRAGGKPIRVASKSVRCRVLLERVLARPGFAGIMSYTLGESIWLARSGFEDVLLAYPSADRAGFAELAADPKLAGAVTVMIDDPAQLELIDRARDGGTQEIRVCLELDTALQFLGGKVRVGARRSPLREPAQLAALARAVVSRPGFRVVGLMGYEGHVAGVGDSLAGRPVRSRVIRLMQGAARKELAARRAEAVRAVRAVVPDLEFVNGGGTGSVQQTAAEDAVTEIAAGSGLYVPRLFDNYTSFSGRPAALFAQPVVRRPGVGVVTVLGGGYPASGAPGADRLPVPYLPQGLRYDPQEGAGEVQTPLLGSPADDLLIGDRVWFRHAKAGELCERFEELHLVEGDRVTATAPTYRGEGRTFL, translated from the coding sequence ATGAACTCCCCCGCCGCCGATCGGGCCCGATACGACCGGGCCACCGCGCACCTCGACGCCCCGCTCGCCCTCGTGGACCTGGAGGCGTTCGACGCCAACGCCGACGACCTGGTGCGCCGGGCCGGCGGGAAGCCGATCCGGGTGGCCAGCAAGTCCGTACGGTGCCGCGTGCTGCTCGAACGGGTCCTGGCCCGGCCCGGGTTCGCCGGGATCATGTCCTACACCCTCGGCGAATCGATCTGGCTGGCCCGCTCCGGATTCGAGGACGTGCTGCTGGCCTACCCGTCGGCCGACCGGGCCGGATTCGCCGAACTCGCCGCCGATCCGAAGCTGGCCGGCGCGGTGACCGTGATGATCGACGACCCCGCCCAGCTGGAGCTCATCGACCGGGCCCGCGACGGCGGGACGCAGGAGATCCGGGTCTGCCTGGAGCTGGACACCGCCCTGCAGTTCCTCGGCGGCAAGGTGCGCGTCGGCGCCCGCCGCTCCCCGCTGCGCGAACCGGCCCAGCTGGCCGCGCTGGCCCGCGCGGTGGTCTCCCGGCCCGGCTTCCGGGTCGTCGGACTGATGGGCTACGAGGGCCACGTGGCCGGGGTCGGCGACTCTCTCGCGGGGCGTCCGGTGCGCTCGCGCGTCATCCGCCTGATGCAGGGCGCCGCCCGCAAGGAACTGGCCGCCCGCCGGGCCGAGGCCGTCCGGGCCGTGCGCGCGGTGGTCCCGGACCTGGAGTTCGTCAACGGGGGCGGCACCGGCAGCGTGCAGCAGACCGCCGCCGAGGACGCGGTCACGGAGATCGCCGCCGGTTCGGGGCTCTACGTACCGCGGTTGTTCGACAACTACACCTCTTTCAGCGGCCGGCCCGCGGCGCTGTTCGCCCAGCCGGTGGTGCGCCGGCCCGGCGTCGGAGTGGTGACGGTGCTCGGCGGCGGATATCCGGCCTCCGGGGCGCCCGGCGCGGACCGGCTGCCGGTCCCGTACCTCCCCCAGGGCCTGCGCTACGACCCCCAGGAGGGGGCGGGCGAGGTGCAGACCCCGCTGCTCGGCAGCCCGGCCGACGATCTGCTGATCGGCGACCGGGTCTGGTTCCGGCACGCCAAGGCCGGCGAACTGTGCGAGCGCTTCGAGGAGTTGCACCTCGTCGAGGGCGACCGGGTGACGGCCACCGCACCGACCTACCGGGGCGAGGGCCGCACCTTCCTGTGA